In Polyodon spathula isolate WHYD16114869_AA unplaced genomic scaffold, ASM1765450v1 scaffolds_1963, whole genome shotgun sequence, the genomic stretch aaaaaaaaaaatcaagctccTAACCTCCACAGAACCTTAGATATGCCCCgtcaaaaatgtccaaaatgaaaaaatgtcaaaaacaacCCTGGGGCCTAGAACCCGGGTTGAACTTCCTAGCTTCATGTCTGGGGCCCTtctttcacagggagccatcCATTTTGAAATGCtatattttcaacacattttcacacttccagcatgatggcatgtcaagggtggatttccaatagcttttgcGCTCCAggttcgcaaaaaaaaaaaaaaaagtctaaattggggCCCTTTCCTGCTGGGGACACATCGCTTAGAGGGATCAACAGGGGCCCCCGAGGTGGAACCCAGTACCGATTTTCAAGTCACGAATCCATGGCCGGGGATTTTCTTTAGTTGAGAGTCATGTACACATGAAGAGTGCTCCCTAGTTCCTTGTCCCAGGGGTTGTGAAGATATGAGGTACACTGAGACCACCCTCTCCCTCTGGAAAAatcccattacaaaaaaaaaaaaaaaaaaaaaggcccagAATCAgagacgtaaatgaaaacaggagcagcCTATATTTGGAACTGATTACATTTGAGAAACTAATGTATCCTGCAGCagaactgcaatagtgtatataattgatattaaaacacattgcacAGATAATTATAGACATATGctgtttgaaaggaaaaaaaagtaagtaCCACAAGAAAAAATTCTTGCATAACtcagtaataacccatagtttgttattagtacagcaaaataccacattatattttaactgAAAGGTTGTGGAAAAGAAAATGTGCCCTGTGCCTGTAAGAATTGTCCAACtgcacaccctgtcatgggttattcCCTCACATGTAACTGCCttgttattgtgcaatataaaGAATAAGGTTACAGCTCAATGGAGGAGGGAAGTCTTTGCCCCTGGGTTcacacagtgaattagtgaagggtccTTGAATAAGACACCATATTGAGCATGGCCTGATCAGGAATTACCAAATCTTGAAAGAAACAGATACAATGCAGAAAGGGGAGAGAATCCCATTTCTGTCAATATACAATTGGTTGAAGCACCTACCAAAAATACAATCCAAAACAACCtttataaagcaacatttttattCATCAATTTACACTTTTTGGCATTTTCCAAAGAGATACAACTCCAGCTACAAAGACAGCCACTGAACACACCCCCATTGCAGCTCCCAGAAGAGACCACACATTGACTTGGGCTGCAAGAGAAAAGAAACCAGTTAGTGGAATACACAAATAGGTTGAAGTTTTACATGAACTGCAATTGTTCACATTACCGCTTCTAGGCATAAAGCGAAGGGATCCATCTCTCTTCAGCTCAATTGGGCCAGAAGACACAAATGCCTTCACTGCACCACCATCCATCCCTTCAGCACTGCGACCTGCAGGAGGAGTCCAATTAAACTGGacaaaaatgcatgcaaaatCCCCCCACCTCCCCTCCCCAGACAGAGCTCTTACCAAGCCTCTGTTTTCCTGGAATGCACCGTCTGCTACAGAGGCTGTCTGATGGCCGGTTTGAATCACATATCACAACACTGCAGTGGAAGTAAATCTGAAAGACAGGACACCTCGTCAAGCAAAAACAGGCAGTACCATCAAAATGGGGAATTTGATTACTAAATTGAAAAAACCACTACATAAAAACCATTGCACCATAGTAAGTTTCTTGCAGAAGTGCagttagttggaatgaaaacgtCACTAGACAGTTGGGAACAGTGAATATTTGCTGCTTGCAAAGCAATCCAAGCCATGCATTGTGGTACAAGATCCCCAAACCAATGCTCCTCTTTACCTGTCCTTTCAGTGCATCCTGGCCGCTTGTGAAGGAAAACATTTTCACTTCAAACCTCTTCAGATGGGAAGGGAACAGCACTCTTGCATTGCTGGAGACTGGGTGAAAGATGGTCAAGTACTCATCTGCAGAGTTCTCACAGCTACAAGAGAGAAAGTAGTCAGGCAGACATCAACCACAgttccagttcctgtgttttgtagCAGCAATTTCATATTCCAGCATCTTACCTGTCCACAACAACATCCCATTTTGGAGAGCTAGTCCTGTCAGCAGAATAGGTTGCCCAGCAGTTCTCCAAAAACAATTCAGCCTGTGGATCCCTGCTGTACAGGAGTTCTACCTCAAAATACAAGGGTCTTCGTAAGTACTTCACAACAGGGTAATCCTCCGCTCCATAGAGGTCATTGTAGGTTGAATCTGCAGAGATGCAAGGGAGAATTTATAGAAggaaacacactgctacagcatctaTACCATTTTACTATCCAAGTCATACCCAATGCAAGTCTCATGATGACCTCAAGGTCCCCCAAGCCAGGCTGGACTCCAGGTGCAGGATTATTCTGGTACAAGAACTGTACTACCTTGGTGTCATTGACCAGATAGTGACAGGCAACTCTCAGCCTGGAAACAGGGAGATGGGTTAGTAGAGTTTCAGGCTCAATCATAAAGACTGTCAATTTGTCATGCAATCCTTACCGGTAAGATGTGAACAGCACTTCATTCTCATAAGTCAGGAGGTTGTTGTCAAACTGCAAGAGAAAGATCAAAGGCTCAGTTCCAACAAACATGCAGATTTAGTACAGAGCTGCATACAAAAGCAGAGGACTAGCTAATGGTACTTGACCATCCCCAGCTGCATACTAACTGAACACCAAGAACAAGCTTTAGACTTTCAAAGAAAGAGTTTGGTATATGAGTAGTCAAGTTTCAATTGTCAGACATTTGGTTTTTCCCCATATTTGTTCCAGTTAGTACAATACCGCAAGTCCTTCTACAGAAACTGCCAAGACTAACTTGGTATTGTGTTAATTTTTACAGGGCAATAGTTATTTGGGTTTTCTGCAAATAGACAATTTGAATGAATATGCAGCTGGGGACTCGAGCTGCTTAGtctgttgcaattggtattaacttgtgTACTAGTTTAGTACCATCCTCTGTACTAACCAGgagatcatccccagttagtatgtTCCTTTCAGTTGACCCAAAGAGTCTAGAGGCAGCACATGCAATGCTATCCATAGCCAAGAGTCATATCATGCATCACAGTACCTTTGTCAACTGGACAAGCAGTTCAATACAAGTGGCATCCTTCAGGTGGCAAGTGCCCATGATTCATGCAATGGAATTACAGGTCACCATGCCCCTGCCAAGATTGAGTCAGGGTGTTGTGGCCACCCCTTGTCAACATGTTGACCCTCCTCAAATATGATTTCACATGTGTCAATACTAACCCTTCTAGTTGTTCCACAGGAGTTGACATTGAAGTAGAAGACTGCATTGATAGCATCAGACTGGAGAGGCCGGCAACTAGGATCCCTTAGAGTTAGTTGACTTGGAGACAAGCTGGGGACAGATTCCACTTTCACAGCAAGAGCTGCCATGGTTCCATTGGTGAAGCAATCTGGAATATACCATTTGGATCCAGGGTAAGGAAACAAATCTCCAATCTCAAAAGCAGCTTTTATACAGAATGCTTGGTCTGCAGGAGAGTTACCAATCATCTTTGTAGGGAAACTGCAGGACAGAGAGAAGTCAGCCACCACAACCATGGTCGCAACATCCTTCAAGGTCAAGTCAAGCCTGCTTCTGATGCCTGAAGAGCTGATCACCTACAGAGACAATCCATCAGGTCAGTAATGTGTTGAACCCAAAACAGctaacacacattttaaagttgcatCACTTACTTCATATGTGGCATCAATTGAATTGTATGGCACAGCCATCCAGAAATTGGTAGAGTTGGCATTATACTTGTACAGGGCAAGCAGACTTCCACCAAGTTCTCTTGAGCCCACAAAAGGAATCCAGTTGCGACCCATGTTGCCATATGTTACCATGATATAGAATGCAGCACCATCACAGTAGCCAGTTACTGTAGGTGGAACTGCAAGAGGAAGAGCAGTGGTCACTGAAATGGACTGGATTGCTTAGGAAAGGGTAGCTGTAGACCACACATAGTGACTTACTGATGTCTTTGAGAACAGCTTCAACTACAGCAGGGTGAGTAAAGGGTGTATTCTCTGGTACAATATTCAGCAAGTAGGTCAGGGGCAGAATGTAGGTCCTGGTGTCTGGAGGAGTTACCTGAAAGAAAAGCAAGGGTTTGTAGATTAAACCCAAAGCCAGGCAGCAAGCAACACATCCACAGGAAGCAAGTGTTTTCAAAGGGCAGCTGGATGGTTGACAAGGTGGGATGGTACCTTTTGCTTCACATTAGGGTCCTCAAATGGCACCTGGAGAGTGAAGGTCTTGGATCCATTGGGAAAGACATGCTCCTGGACATTATAGCCTTTTAGGTTGGCTTCTGGCACAGTTAAAGGCTCTGGGCCAACTACAATTTGGACAAGCTCCACATCAGGCAGGAATGTCCCCAGGGTCACATTGAACACTCGGTCTTTAGGAACAGTGTCTGAAAATAAAGTCATGCAGTTAATGAAGGATATGAAGTGGAGCATTGCAACAAATCCCTTTGATTTACTGCATGAGGACAAGGTCTACATACTGTTTGTGACAACTGGTGGCCGAGGCATGAAAGGAGTGGTTATTGGATGAAGTATTGTGTACTTGGTCTTCTCAGGCCCATCTTGCCAGGTATGCTCCAGCATTGGCTCAATAGAGTAAGAGATCACATAGGTGTTGTCCAATACATGGCTCTGAAAGCACAGGAGCATTTTAGAGGCAAGCTTTAAAATGAGAAGGATTTAGAAGATGAACTTCTGCATACCTTGTAATATCCACCATCAGCACCCACAGGAATTTTTACAGTGATTAGCTGGGGACCGACATCCAGTTTATAACCTCTATTGTGAATTGTTGCAGGGTCAAGCTTGCGGCCATCAACTCCCATTTGAACATCAAGGGTAGTAATTTGTGGTGTAGGAACAAGAGGAGGTAGAACACGGGGAACATTCCATGTGATCATCTCTTCTGTGAAGGCTGTTCCATCTGACAAAGAAAGGGACACCATAGACTTGGCATTAAATAATTCACACTTCACCTAAGAGTTCTTGAGCACCGATCCCCTCCAAAAGCTTACTCACCAGTAGGACATGTAACTGCAGTGTCCACCATCATGACCATCCATCTTTGCTTATAAAAGGTGGTTGATCTCAGCACAGCCATTGGTACAGTTTGGATCTGTTAGAGGGGAAGGGGGGGGTTTACTATAGCAAAAGCAAGACTGTAGTCTACCTTCATAGTTTGGATATACTGTACTAGAGAACAATGAAGCCTAGACTACTTACCACCTGACGCTGGCTTTCTGTGGCGTTGTATGCAGCTCTAACCAGAATTCGAGTTGGTGTAGTGTTTATGGCATAGCCATTTGTCATGGCCTGAGCAACAGTCATAGCCTGCTTTCTATTTGCTGGGAGATGGAACACTACTTTCCAGATGCTATTGTCAGCAGCAGTTGCCTAGCAGGAGAAATCTCATTAGAACAGGGAGTTTGAACACAAAGCATCCCCCAGTCTAAAGGATTTGGGATAGCAGAtctatttaataaacatgaactAATACTGAAGGGTGAAAGCTTAACAAGGTAGCACTGAAACAGTTATATGTTCAGCAGGCATCTAATATAATAGTAAGTCCTCAAACACAACGGCACACGAAAGAGCCCACGTGAAAGCATGTGAGCTGTATCCGATACAGGCAGAGTTTACAACCATTCATTTTTATTGGACAGCTGTGGAACCAAATACAGTGTACCAGACTGTAGGACAACAGCTGAAATTGTATCTATGGAGCAGTCTCCAGAAGGGAAGTATCAGAACACACAGCATGAAGGGTTTCTAACCCTGATcatatgaagtcactacctcaagGTGAGAAATACAAGGCTTACACACTGGAAAGAAAGGGTTAACTTCCCCACAATCAAATGTCAAAGGAATCACAGAATATGTACACAAAGCCAATGCATTAATGGCACACAATTCCAATACAGCAGCCTctagggagacaggttaaagtgAAGGGTCATTAGATTTTGCTTCCACTAGATGAGACAGTAGAGTAGACCTCAATAGACAACACCAAGGGGATGTGAATGAATCAAAATGCAGAGTCACATGATTTTACCTCAGGGTATGCAAGGGACCAATCAGGATCATCTTGAACAAAGTTTGGCTCAATAAGGGGCACACCTCTTCTCACAGAAACCTGAAGAGAATTGAGAGCAGTCAGGAATGAAGCACTTCTATagtgacaattaaaataaatatccacACAACCCAACAAGCTATACTGATTTCATTATCACATCCTGACAGCCCTTACCTCCATGTAGTTTCTTTCACACATAATTTCCCTCTCTGCCCATGGAGAATAGGGGCACGTCATGCTCTGAACATAGGAGGAAGCTGAAGTCATAGCACTGTTTGAGAAGACACTGATTTGTACTGTcagcttgtagatctcatcattCTGGAATGAAAGGCTAAAGTTAGTCCCAGCATGGCACCATTAGAAATGAGTgtacaagaaataaaatgaagactTACTGTGTTCTGAGCAAAGCAGCTCAGCACAGAAGCAAGGAACTTGGCATTTCCCAAGAAGTCAACAGTTAAGCTGTATCCACACTGTGTGGCCAGTCTGGGAGAGAGGGACACAAGCACCCCCTTATTGTCTATGGAAAGAAATGCAGATGGGTTTAAACTGTACACGTCATCGTGCAAGGTGGAGAGATAACAAAGTTAACACCCCCACCGTCCCGTTTAGTATTTAATGTGATCAGCAACATGTTTAAAGCAAAACGCAAGAGCCTTTCCTACCCTGCATTCTGTGTAAACGAAGCCTGGTTGATGCTATACAGCGCAGGAGTGCTCTGTACTTCATTCAGGTTATTACATTACCAATCAACAGGCTTTGCACACCAAAAGCTTTCCATTCAAGAAACACCTTCACTCACCAATCACACTGATGCGAAAATACTTTCCCACAAAAGACTTCTccaacatcatcatcataacaCTCCCTTGACATTCTGTCCTCACCGAGCCTGCAGAAGACAGCGATACTTGAAAACACACAACCGGCAAATAAACAGGAAGCTAAAAGCACAGCTCTGCTGAAGAGACCGTTATCGTACCTAGAGGGGGGTTCTGCGCGCAAACTTCAGCGGCTAACACTGCCAGCAGCAATGTtattctgcattgaaaaaaaaacagactacagtgagaaacacacacaacaaaattaaCCTTTCAAAACGAGAGAAAAGATCGACAGTTACCCAAATCTAAGACAACACGGCATCATTAAATCCAAGGCAGACCCGACCGGGAACTGCTTTCCTCGTTCCaaagaaataataagaaaaacaatcCAGCCCGCAGTGGAGTTTGGGGTCCTTAGTGCGCAATGAGTTTATAAAGAGGGGCCGGTGCTAATGGGAGCTCATTAGCTGCAATCGATGCGCGCACCTGTTTCATATTAGCACTCTAATCTTCAATcagtactataataataataataataataataataataataataataataataatacttttgaaaTTATATTCCAAGCCATTTAGAAGATTGCACTTTGAATTGAAGTTTGGCAGAAGTACTTGCGGAACAGACTGGACTGTCACCTGCAAGGACTGTCTGATTAAAGGCTCCGCTATGGAGGCATGTAGTAAACAAACACCagtgaataataaaaagaagcagCGAAgatgagaaacacatttatatcctGCAGGAATCGAGGCACATGTGCTGCCTGAGCCAGTCTGAGGGGACGATAATGACAGCTCGAGTTCTGATCTTAACATCCACAAGTCAATTGCCCATTTTTACAATGTTCCCAGACTGATAGGCACTCAGCAGACATTAAAGCGGACAATTTATCTGAGGCCACTGGATTTGAGAAACAGTGCAAAGCATCTCTTTAGCGTGTCAAAGCTGCCATGACAGGGGCAGCCCGGGGTAATAGAATGAGCAAGCGGCAAATGGAAAGCACAGCGCTTAACTTGAAATAAAACGCGCAGTATTGATTCAGAACAGACTGAACACAAACAGGATGGCGTGCTGGAAATTTGAATTGTAATCAGTTTATTAAAGATTTCAATTACCGAGCTTAATTCCATTCATTATTTGATGTATAATTAATTCTCTTAGTGTGCTGAGCATTTTCAATGTGGCAGATTATCTTCGAGTGTTGCGCTTGTCTATTTGCAGCTGTTCCTTCAATTCCTCCTCTCAGGTTTGGACTCAGACGGGTTGATTTGGGAAATTGTCAGATTGTTTCTTGTGTCTCCAGCGATCATGTGGCTCTGATTGGATCAGCAGGCTGTGGGCGTGATTGACAGCACATGCCGAGGGGGCGTGGCCTGTACAGATGCTCATTTGAATAAAGTTTGTCGCAGAGCTTTAAAGGTTCCCATGGCAACTGAGTCAACAAAACAACCCACGCATTGAGACGCAAGCTGTGGGCGGGAAGTAAATGGGAAAAAGTGAAAGCAGTTGGAgtcagtgggatttttttttattttttattttatcatatatAATGCTGTTTGTCAATTGAATCGTGAATAGACGAATTGAAGTAAGGTAAAGTATGACTAACGACCGAATTTGAATTGGAAAGAGCCAGCTGATGAAGACGGCAGAACCTAGTGCTCGCgattccttatccaatgctgccatcgtgtggccaaTTAGTAGAACTGTTGgttctaataaaacaaacatttaaaccaAAAATTTGAACATAGCTCAGTTGCCCTTTGAAAAGACTCAGATTAACCATAACCTCTGTGcaaaaatagacatttcagatacattcttaaaatacagcaaaatgaATATTTACAGGATAAGCAGGAGAatactgtgtataaataataaagtgttgtgtaattgctcttatttgaaatcattctcatgcatttatcatgtttactacgtgttcttactggactcatataagcaaatagtttCTATCAGGTTTAgctgctcttagtcgaattcgctcttataatttactgtgtgctttgttttgctctttcttgaattgattttattgtactttcataactgctcttgtattatgatattgtgtaatgtttacaacgtgatactttgtactgtgataacttgtaacaagtgtaagtctgctaagaaataaacaaattgataataataataataataataataataataataataataataataataataataataataataataataataataataataatggaatttcACTACCTGTACTACCcattgtaaacagcagagggcaccaGCAACCACTTGTCACTGAACTGTGTTCAAATAAAACatcttttgtagttttatttgaaCCAACAGTTCTACTAAATGGCCACACggtggcagcattggataaggaatcGCGAGAGCCAAGTTCTGCTTTTAGTCGAATTCACTCTTATAATTTACtgattgctttattatttttctcttacttgaattgatcttattgtactatcatatctgctcttatctgtattatattttttaatgtgatgctttctactgtgataacttgtaacaattgtaagtcaccctggataagggcgtctgctaagaaataaatactactaatactactactgctactactgctactgctagtaATAACAGAGCTGTAATCAAGTCATTTTTGCCAAGTCTCAAGTTACAACGGTCAAGTGTCAAGTCTGGTAATAGCCACCCTGAttgaacttattattattattattattattattattattattattattattattattattattattattattattattttattaacgtACTGATTGAAAATTAGAGGATGAATATGAAACAGGTGCGCGCATCAATTGCAGCTAATGAGCTCCCAATAGCACCTGACCCTCTTTATAAACCCATTGCGCACCAAGGAACCCCAAACTCCACTACGggctggtttgtttttctttttatttctttggaaCGAGGAAAGCAGTTCACGGTCGGGTCTGCCTTGGATTTAATGATGCCGTGTTGTCTTAGATTTGGGTAACTGTTGCTCTTTTCTCTAGTTTTGAAAcgttatttttgttgtgtgtgtttctcactgtaGTCTGTTTTTTCAATGCAGAATAACATTGCTGCTGGCAGTGTTAGCCACTGAAGTTTGCTCGCAGAACCCCCCTCTAGGTCCGATAACGGTCGCTTCAGCAGAGCTGTGCTTTTAGCTTCCTGTTTATTTGCCGGTTGTGTGTTTTCAAGTATCGCTGTCTTCTGCAGGCTCGGTGAGGACAGAATGTCAAGGGAGtgttatgatgatgatgttggAGAAGTCTTTTGTTGGAAAGTATTTTCGCATCAATGTGACTGGTGAGTAATCGTGTTTCTTGAATGGAAATCTTTTGGTGTGCAAAGCCTGTTAACTGGTAATGTAATAACCTGAATTAAGTACAGAGCACTCCTGCGCTGTATGGCATCAACCAGGCTTTGTTTTTGCAGAATGTAGGGTAGGAAAGGCTCTTGCGTTCGCTTTAAAAGCATGTTGCTGATCACACTAAATACTAAACCTGAGCTGCTACTACCTTCATCAGAATAGAAATCATTTCCCCTGAACTCGCTGTTCCGAATGTGTGTTTctattaatacatttttcttgCACAATTGCAAGAAGTAGCTGGAACAGGTCGGTGGGGGTGTTAACTTTATCTCTCCACCTTGCTTGATGACGTGTACAGTTTCTTAAAAGCCCATCTGCATTTATTTCCATAGACAATAAGGGGGTGCTTGTGTCCCTCTCTCCCAGACTGGCCACGCAGTGTGGATACGGCTTAACTGTTGACTTCTTGGGAAATGCCAAGTTCCTTGCTTCTGTGCTGAGCTGCTTTGCTCAGAACACAGTAagtcttcattttatttcttgtaaaCTTGTTTCTAATGGTGACATGCTGGGACTAACTTTAGCCTTTGTTTCCAGAATGATGAGACCTACAAGCTGACAGTACAGATCAGTGTCTTCTCAAACAGTGCTATGACTTCAGCTTCCTCCTATGTTCAGAGCATGATGTGCCCCTATTCTCCATGGGCAGAGAGGGAAATTCTTTGTGAAAGAAACTACATGGAGGTAAGGGCTGGCAGGATGTGATAATGCTCTTCAGTATAACTTGTTTGGTTGTgtggatatttattttaattgtcactACAGAAATGCTTCATTCCTGACTGATCTCAATTCTCTTCAGGTTTCAGTGAGAAGAGGTGTGCCACTTATTGAGCCAAACGTTGTTCAAGATGATCCTGATTGGTCCCTTGCATACCCTGAGGTAAAATCATGTAACTTTTGTCCTACAGTCTGGTACACTGAGGTATTCAGTTCCACTACtgtccagtaaaaatgaatgGTTGTAAACTCTGGCTGTATCAGATACAAATCACATGCTTTCATGTGCGCTATTTCGTGCGCAGTTTTCAGATTTATTGTTACACTAGAGATGCCTGCTGAACATATAACTGTTTTCAGTGCTACCTTGTTAAACTTTTATCCTTCATTGTTAATAAACAATACGTCCATGACAAGTCCTTTAGACTGGGGGATGCTTTTTGTTGAAACTCCCTATTCTAATGTGATTTTTCTCCTGCTAGGCAACTGCTGCTGACAATAGCATCTGGAAAATTGTATTCCATCTCCCAGCAAATAGAAAGCAGGCTATGACTGTTGCTCAGGGAAGTCTAGGCTTCATTGTTCTCTAGTACAGTATATCCAAACTATGAAGGTAGACTAGTCTTGCTTTTGTTATAGTAAAAGCCCCACTCCCCTCCAACAGATCCAAactgtaccaatggctatactaAGATTAACCACCTTTTTATAAGCAAATATGGATGGTCATGATGGTCTCCTACTGGTGAGTAAGCTTCTGGAGGGGAACAGTGCTCAAGAACTCTTCTAGGTGAAgtctgatttatttaataccaagTTTATGGTGTCCCTTTCTTTGACAGATGGAACAGCCTTCACAGAAGAGATGATCACATGGAATGTTCCCCGTGTTCTACCTCTTGTTCCTACACCACAAATTACTACCCTTGATGTTCAAATGGGAGTTGATGGCCGCAAGCTTGACCCTGCAACAATTCAGAATAGAGGTTATAA encodes the following:
- the LOC121310257 gene encoding uncharacterized protein LOC121310257; amino-acid sequence: MMPCCLRFGITLLLAVLAAEVCAQNPPLGSVRTECQGSVMMMMLEKSFVGKYFRISVIDNKGVLVSLSPRLATQCGYSLTVDFLGNAKFLASVLSCFAQNTNDEIYKLTVQISVFSNSAMTSASSYVQSMTCPYSPWAEREIMCERNYMEVSVRRGVPLIEPNFVQDDPDWSLAYPEATAADNSIWKVVFHLPANRKQAMTVAQAMTNGYAINTTPTRILVRAAYNATESQRQVIQTVPMAVLRSTTFYKQRWMVMMVDTAVTCPTDGTAFTEEMITWNVPRVLPPLVPTPQITTLDVQMGVDGRKLDPATIHNRGYKLDVGPQLITVKIPVGADGGYYKSHVLDNTYVISYSIEPMLEHTWQDGPEKTKYTILHPITTPFMPRPPVVTNNTVPKDRVFNVTLGTFLPDVELVQIVVGPEPLTVPEANLKGYNVQEHVFPNGSKTFTLQVPFEDPNVKQKVTPPDTRTYILPLTYLLNIVPENTPFTHPAVVEAVLKDIIPPTVTGYCDGAAFYIMVTYGNMGRNWIPFVGSRELGGSLLALYKYNANSTNFWMAVPYNSIDATYEVISSSGIRSRLDLTLKDVATMVVVADFSLSCSFPTKMIDCFTNGTMAALAVKVESVPSLSPSQLTLRDPSCRPLQSDAINAVFYFNVNSCGTTRRFDNNLLTYENEVLFTSYRLRVACHYLVNDTKVVQFLYQNNPAPGVQPGLGDLEVIMRLALDSTYNDLYGAEDYPVVKYLRRPLYFEVELLYSRDPQAELFLENCWATYSADRTSSPKWDVVVDSCENSADEYLTIFHPVSSNARVLFPSHLKRFEVKMFSFTSGQDALKGQIYFHCSVVICDSNRPSDSLCSRRCIPGKQRLGRSAEGMDGGAVKAFVSSGPIELKRDGSLRFMPRSGNVNNCSSCKTSTYLCIPLTGFFSLAAQVNVWSLLGAAMGVCSVAVFVAGVVSLWKMPKSVN